One Papaver somniferum cultivar HN1 chromosome 10, ASM357369v1, whole genome shotgun sequence genomic window carries:
- the LOC113316517 gene encoding pentatricopeptide repeat-containing protein At5g57250, mitochondrial-like, which produces MGKVDHGFCLLGEILKRGYHPDTVTFTTLIKGVCLQGNIDFAIKMFDKMTKTGIQSVAITCNTIIHGLCTTGEEYVATQKRGGNVLTDLSELAEYLGETYRGCLNSLDILNYWKNHEQQYPVLSKMAGDILSIPISIVASESAFSIGGRVIDRFRSSLLPENVEALITTRDWEYGIGK; this is translated from the exons ATGG GAAAAGTTGATCATGGGTTTTGTTTGCTTGGAGAGATATTAAAGAGAGGTTATCATCCTGATACTGTCACTTTTACAACACTGATTAAAGGGGTGTGTCTTCAAGGGAATATTGATTTTGCGATCAAAATGTTCGACAAAATGACAAAGACGGGTATTCAATCTGTTGCTATTACCTGTAATACTATTATTCATGGGCTGTGTACAACTGGTGAA GAATATGTTGCAACACAGAAACGTGGTGGTAATGTATTAACTGACTTGTCAGAGTTAGCTGAATATCTTGGCGAGACGTACAGAGGTTGTCTAAATTCACTCGACATCCTAAACTATTGGAAGAACCATGAACAACAATATCCAGTACTTTCAAAAATGGCAGGGGAtattttgtcaattcctatttcaatCGTCGCATCAGAGTCTGCATTTAGCATTGGAGGAAGGGTGATTGATCGATTTCGCAGttccttattacctgaaaatgTTGAGGCGTtaataacaactcgtgattgggaaTATGGAATTGGTAAGTAA